One genomic window of Magnolia sinica isolate HGM2019 chromosome 3, MsV1, whole genome shotgun sequence includes the following:
- the LOC131239417 gene encoding SWI/SNF complex subunit SWI3A homolog isoform X2: MATIIEAQLNKIQSKIKHFEELESILEKEYAQIQQLKESIFADWIDVQQQAFRVGIPRYRDHGFVKSSTSSSLQWSFWIMVL; encoded by the exons ATGGCAACTATAATCGAAGCACAG CTGAATAAGATTCAATCCAAGATCAAGCATTTTGAGGAGCTGGAGTCGATCTTGGAAAAGGAATATGCCCAGATACAGCAGCTaaaagagtccatatttgcaGATTGGATTGATGTTCAACAACAGGCTTTCCGTGTGGGCATTCCAAGATATAGGGATCATGGTTTTGTGAAGTCGTCGACAAGTAGCTCGTTGCAATGGAGTTTCT
- the LOC131239417 gene encoding SWI/SNF complex subunit SWI3A homolog isoform X1 produces the protein MATIIEAQLNKIQSKIKHFEELESILEKEYAQIQQLKESIFADWIDVQQQAFRVGIPRYRDHGFVKSSTSSSLQWSFCIRDLFY, from the exons ATGGCAACTATAATCGAAGCACAG CTGAATAAGATTCAATCCAAGATCAAGCATTTTGAGGAGCTGGAGTCGATCTTGGAAAAGGAATATGCCCAGATACAGCAGCTaaaagagtccatatttgcaGATTGGATTGATGTTCAACAACAGGCTTTCCGTGTGGGCATTCCAAGATATAGGGATCATGGTTTTGTGAAGTCGTCGACAAGTAGCTCGTTGCAATGGAGTTTCTGTATCAGGGATTTGTTTTATTAA